One genomic region from Salvia hispanica cultivar TCC Black 2014 chromosome 2, UniMelb_Shisp_WGS_1.0, whole genome shotgun sequence encodes:
- the LOC125203196 gene encoding uncharacterized protein LOC125203196, translating to MRFTLPDSIAIKTISYPSRGHIYYNEKKKSVYLGEQSVFSTLVKIEVERATTNPKYVHLRFSHSNRYWSEGESSSVIVANSKQPEEDVTEPSCTLFQPFQAPGQAAGVFYLAHVRTGGCLKVNLATRVGLGVFVSLFPTDSSNYLTYVDWSTLVKLPAHVAFKGDNGRYLRGISKDGNNYMQFSSDDPNEWSSGHKVYLMPDGYVRLASDHWSGQFWRSGPSWIWADSDQSSFNNRHTLFWPVKVQKNNTIALRNASNNQYCSRLSTDMLKAAVRNITREARLVVQELVSQRNVYNVRYRMQDARIHDELPYVAGTSVLTNTSRQEATMAVQVTYQDQKSYTFSRSFSLTAGVETTIKAGVPFIAEGAIKVSFNINAALQWAETTTTTTSVMASGSVPVPARSKATIEYVGTRGTCDVPYSYTQQDMSSADGSVSYTEQVDGIYKGVSCYNFRFVIKSTQRLA from the exons ATGCGCTTCACGCTTCCAGATTCCATCGCCATCAAAACAATTAGTTATCCTAGTAGAGGCCATATATACtacaacgaaaaaaaaaagtcagtATATCTTGGGGAGCAGAGCGTGTTTAGCACGCTCGTGAAGATAGAAGTGGAACGAGCAACAACAAACCCCAAATACGTTCACCTCCGATTCAGTCATTCCAACAGGTATTGGTCGGAGGGGGAGAGCAGCAGCGTCATCGTTGCTAACTCAAAGCAGCCCGAAGAAGACGTTACGGAGCCTTCATGCACGTTGTTCCAGCCGTTTCAGGCGCCTGGTCAGGCGGCAGGTGTGTTTTACTTGGCTCACGTTCGGACCGGTGGGTGTCTAAAGGTAAATTTGGCGACCCGGGTTGGCTTGGGAGTTTTCGTGAGTCTATTCCCCACGGATTCGTCCAATTATCTAACTTATGTGGATTGGAGTACCTTGGTGAAACTGCCTGCCCACGTCGCTTTCAAAGGGGACAACGGCAG GTACCTTAGAGGAATATCCAAGGATGGGAACAACTACATGCAGTTCTCATCAGATGATCCTAATGAGTGGTCATCCGGGCACAAGGTGTATCTCATGCCCGACGGATATGTCCGGTTAGCGTCGGATCACTGGAGCGGCCAGTTTTGGAGGAGCGGTCCTAGCTGGATATGGGCCGATTCCGATCAGTCTTCCTTCAACAACCGCCACACTCTCTTCTGGCCGGTCAAAGTACAAAAAAACAACACCATTGCACTCCGCAATGCCAGCAACAACCAATACTGCTCACGTCTCTCCACCGACATGTTAAAAGCGGCCGTCCGCAACATCACCAGAGAAGCAAGACTGGTGGTGCAAGAGCTCGTGTCCCAAAGAAACGTCTACAACGTCAGATATCGGATGCAGGACGCTAGGATACACGACGAGCTGCCTTACGTGGCAGGCACATCCGTGCTTACTAACACCAGCAGACAGGAGGCTACTATGGCTGTTCAGGTTACGTATCAAGACCAGAAATCATATACTTTTAGCCGTAGCTTTTCTTTAACAGCAGGGGTGGAAACCACCATCAAAGCTGGCGTGCCCTTTATTGCGGAAGGAGCAATCAAAGTCTCTTTTAATATAAACGCCGCTCTCCAGTGGGCGGaaaccaccaccaccaccacatcAGTTATGGCATCTGGTTCGGTCCCTGTACCTGCGAGGAGTAAAGCTACGATAGAATATGTCGGGACGAGGGGCACCTGCGATGTTCCTTATTCTTACACGCAGCAAGACATGAGCTCCGCCGATGGCAGTGTTTCTTACACTGAGCAGGTTGATGGTATTTACAAAGGCGTCAGTTGTTACAACTTCCGCTTTGTTATCAAATCCACTCAGCGCCTCGCCTGA